One part of the Mesomycoplasma conjunctivae genome encodes these proteins:
- a CDS encoding UPF0236 family transposase-like protein, with translation MNSVFDNILNVTSSDKKQIEIYQKQLETKRIIALKEIKLKHPEYWIDKHRIRTIHTIYGTIKVKITYLSKPTPNSNKRQVFAFYHDDFLKINKGKQYDVEFINRLNIVYFANKRIDNIYNKIPTIALLRHYLKQTKIPLILDLKSQNQTLLNEHINAFKHSENQLFKLEIDDTFLKFNNHTKRLKHKIRMLILHPIDQKTTNINYSKTIAFYVIEPTNNNQNKPAAQLKTVRIDPSKLLINGDGARWMKTLKNEFKCILKLDELHLKHQLKKLLLVEMEP, from the coding sequence ATGAATTCTGTTTTTGATAATATCTTAAACGTCACATCAAGTGATAAAAAACAAATTGAAATATACCAAAAACAACTAGAAACAAAACGCATAATTGCTCTAAAAGAGATTAAACTAAAGCATCCAGAATACTGGATTGACAAGCATAGAATCCGAACTATTCATACTATTTATGGCACTATAAAAGTTAAAATTACATACTTATCAAAACCAACTCCTAACTCAAATAAAAGGCAAGTTTTTGCTTTTTATCACGATGATTTTTTAAAAATAAACAAAGGGAAACAATATGATGTTGAATTTATAAATAGACTAAATATTGTCTATTTTGCTAACAAAAGAATTGACAACATATATAACAAAATTCCTACAATCGCATTACTTAGACACTACTTAAAGCAAACAAAAATACCCTTAATTTTAGACTTAAAAAGTCAAAATCAAACTCTGTTAAATGAACATATTAATGCTTTTAAACACTCTGAAAACCAACTTTTTAAGCTTGAAATTGATGACACTTTCTTGAAATTTAACAATCATACAAAGCGTTTAAAACACAAAATTAGAATGCTAATTTTACACCCAATTGACCAAAAAACAACTAATATAAATTATTCAAAAACCATTGCTTTTTATGTTATTGAACCTACAAATAACAACCAAAATAAACCAGCAGCACAACTAAAAACAGTACGAATTGACCCATCAAAATTACTTATAAATGGTGATGGTGCAAGATGAATGAAAACCCTAAAAAACGAATTTAAATGTATTCTAAAACTAGATGAATTACATTTAAAACATCAACTTAAAAAGCTTTTACTAGTAGAAATGGAGCCTTAA
- a CDS encoding helix-turn-helix domain-containing protein yields MITKNLRKLKFFVIIKQDKKPREDSMNISYEPLWNLLKSRNMKKKDLLERANLTTNCIANMGKNEYISLRNIQRICEALNCKIEDVIKII; encoded by the coding sequence ATGATAACAAAAAACTTGAGGAAACTCAAGTTTTTTGTTATAATTAAACAAGATAAAAAGCCAAGAGAGGATAGTATGAACATATCGTATGAGCCATTATGGAATCTTTTAAAATCAAGAAATATGAAGAAAAAAGATTTATTGGAAAGAGCAAATTTAACAACAAATTGCATAGCGAATATGGGAAAGAATGAATATATATCGCTTAGAAATATTCAAAGGATATGTGAAGCATTAAATTGTAAAATTGAAGATGTTATTAAAATTATTTAA
- a CDS encoding DNA-methyltransferase yields the protein MDKTLKIICGNAIEELKKIESKSINLIVTDPPYNLNKDYGNNKDNLKFEEYLEFSRQWLTEAKRILKDDGTIYIFMGTRYISYIYSILEKELNMHFNSWITWFYTQGIGKTKGFSPRHDDILMFTKHKSKFTFNLDDIRVPQKFYRSVNNMRGANPGNVWQFSHMHYCNKNRKKHPTQKPEGLYERMILVSSNENDTVLDPFVGSGTMLRVCQQTNRRGIGIDINEEYVRMCKERLEEDFTGFDSEDERIKRVPNDLNDPIIRKEYIENHKKWFFKNHQNLIKEFEDEVNKKYFHKKDD from the coding sequence ATGGATAAAACTTTAAAAATAATTTGTGGAAATGCAATTGAAGAACTTAAAAAAATTGAATCTAAAAGTATTAATTTAATTGTCACAGATCCACCATACAATTTAAATAAAGATTATGGAAATAATAAAGATAATTTGAAATTTGAAGAGTATTTAGAATTTTCAAGACAGTGGCTTACCGAAGCAAAAAGAATACTAAAAGATGATGGAACTATATATATTTTTATGGGTACGAGATATATATCATATATCTATAGTATACTTGAAAAAGAATTGAATATGCATTTTAATTCTTGGATAACTTGGTTTTATACACAAGGAATAGGGAAGACAAAAGGGTTTTCTCCTAGACACGATGATATACTAATGTTTACCAAGCATAAAAGTAAATTTACCTTTAACTTAGATGATATAAGAGTTCCACAAAAATTTTATCGTTCAGTAAATAATATGAGGGGTGCAAATCCGGGGAATGTATGGCAATTTTCTCATATGCATTATTGCAATAAGAATAGAAAAAAACATCCCACACAAAAACCAGAAGGTTTATATGAAAGAATGATTTTAGTATCATCGAATGAAAATGACACTGTACTTGACCCATTTGTTGGTAGTGGAACAATGCTTAGAGTTTGCCAGCAAACTAATAGACGAGGTATAGGTATAGATATTAATGAAGAGTATGTTCGAATGTGCAAGGAAAGATTAGAAGAAGATTTTACAGGTTTTGATAGTGAAGATGAAAGAATTAAAAGAGTGCCTAATGATTTAAATGATCCTATTATTAGAAAAGAATATATTGAAAATCACAAAAAATGGTTTTTTAAAAACCATCAAAACTTAATAAAGGAATTTGAAGATGAAGTAAATAAAAAATACTTTCATAAAAAAGACGATTAG
- a CDS encoding IS3 family transposase, translating into MLDIVKRDYNDKLNRNIFATDVLYIKPPRIIKSECLNELDYSKITLEDLKKIIADYIFWYNNYRIQSILNWKTPQQYAMMLK; encoded by the coding sequence TTGCTGGATATTGTTAAACGTGACTACAATGATAAATTAAATAGAAATATTTTTGCTACTGATGTTTTATATATAAAACCTCCCAGAATTATAAAAAGTGAATGTTTAAACGAATTAGATTACAGCAAAATAACTTTAGAAGATCTGAAAAAAATAATTGCAGATTATATATTTTGATACAACAACTATAGAATTCAATCGATTTTAAATTGAAAAACACCACAGCAATATGCTATGATGTTAAAATAA